A portion of the Carya illinoinensis cultivar Pawnee chromosome 11, C.illinoinensisPawnee_v1, whole genome shotgun sequence genome contains these proteins:
- the LOC122280409 gene encoding protein TORNADO 2: MALSNNVIGAINFVAVLLSIPVIGAGIWLATETDNSCVKILQWPVIILGILILIVALAGFIGGFWRVPWLLIFYLVAMLILIILLACLVVFIYMVTMRGSGHLEPSRAYLEYHLEDFSGWLRRRVRSSYKWERIKNCLSSTPMCAELNQSYSMAQDFFNAHLNPLQSGCCKPPTLCGFTFVNPTYWISPISMAADMDCVQWNNDQTQLCYNCDSCKAGLLANLRKEWRRADIILLITLVALIWVYLIGCCAFRNAKTEDLFRRYKQGYV; encoded by the exons ATGGCATTAAGCAATAATGTCATCGGAGCCATCAACTTCGTTGCCGTGCTCCTTTCAATCCCAGTCATTGGAGCGGGAATCTGGCTCGCCACAGAAACAGACAATTCCTGTGTGAAAATCTTGCAATGGCCTGTCATCATTCTGGGGATATTGATCTTAATTGTGGCACTAGCAGGCTTTATTGGTGGTTTTTGGAGAGTCCCATGGCTCCTTATATTCTACCTCGTCGCCATGCTTATTCTTATAATATTGCTTGCCTGTTTGGTGGTTTTCATCTACATGGTCACCATGAGGGGCTCCGGCCACCTTGAACCGAGTCGGGCTTACTTGGAGTATCATCTTGAGGACTTTTCGGGATGGCTTCGTCGAAGGGTTAGGAGTTCTTATAAATGGGAACGCATAAAGAACTGTCTTAGTTCAACACCTATGTGTGCTGAGTTGAACCAGAGTTATAGCATGGCTCAGGATTTCTTTAATGCACATCTTAACCCATTACAG TCGGGATGCTGTAAGCCACCGACCCTATGCGGGTTCACATTCGTGAATCCAACTTACTGGATAAGTCCCATTAGCATGGCGGCGGACATGGATTGCGTGCAATGGAACAACGATCAGACCCAACTTTGCTACAACTGTGATTCATGCAAAGCCGGATTATTGGCTAATCTAAGGAAAGAGTGGAGGAGAGCAGATATTATATTGCTCATAACTCTAGTGGCTTTGATATGGGTATATTTGATAGGGTGTTGTGCTTTCAGGAATGCCAAAACTGAGGACCTCTTTCGCAGATACAAGCAAGGTTATGTGTGA